The Schistocerca gregaria isolate iqSchGreg1 chromosome 1, iqSchGreg1.2, whole genome shotgun sequence genome includes a window with the following:
- the LOC126278475 gene encoding uncharacterized protein LOC126278475 — protein sequence MTVKVYPVYGIDYHAGFDYDETYSPVAHNDAIRGVIVLAALENFKLAQFNIRLAFYMNKNKKFAIYVDDEVIAGTIESTVNSFLYVFKPEFKITVGSLGSFLDSTSFLHCTLFYHSKPLKTPCGNKQLDSEYSSTLDNNVPYCSAVRSLMYLASSTRPDLAYAVSKLARSMAKPTSFAWNPVKHIFRYLHGTPDLGHFYTSSGGKFCAYADADFADNTKTRRPANGFVPMIGDTVSWTTQLQKLVALSTTEAEFVAASEGTKELVWLNRHVVSVCLLCLLLWFM from the exons ATGACGGTAAAAGTATACccagtttatggtatcgattatca TGCTGGATTTGATTACGATGAAACATATAGTCCAGTTGCTCATAATGATGCTATTCGTGGTGTAATAGTGcttgcagctttagaaaattttAAACTTGCTCAGTTCAACATTAGACTTGCATTTTATATG aacaaaaacaaaaaatttgccATTTATGTAGATGATGAAGTTATTGCAGGAACTATTGAAAGTACAGTGAATTCATTTTTATATGTGTTTAAGCCTGAATTCAAAATAACAGTGGGATCCTTAGGCTCCTTTTTAG ATTCTACATCGTTTCTTCATTGTACATTGTTTTATCATTCAAAACCATTAAAAACTCCATGTGGTAATAAACAATTAGACAGTGAATATAGCAGTACTCTTGACAACAATGTTCCTTATTGTTCAGCTGTGAGATCGTTAATGTACCTGGCATCCTCTACTCGTCCAGATCTAGCTTATGCTGTCTCAAAACTTGCTCGATCTATGGCTAAACCCACTTCTTTCGCTTGGAACCCTGTTAAGCATATTTTCAGATATCTTCATGGTACACCAGACTTAGGTCACTTCTATACTTCATCTGGTGGTAAATTTTGTGCCTATGCTGATGCTGACTTTGCCGACAACACCAAAACAAGACGACCAGCAAATGGTTTTGTTCCAATGATTGGTGATACTGTATCATGGACAACTCAACTGCAGAAATTAGTTGCACTATCCACCACTGAAGCGGAGTTTGTTGCAGCAAGTGAAGGAACCAAGGAGTTAGTATGGCTAAACAGACatgttgtgtctgtctgtctgttgtgtTTACTGTTGTGGTTTATGtga